In one Leptogranulimonas caecicola genomic region, the following are encoded:
- a CDS encoding protease inhibitor I42 family protein, with the protein MMRQAAGKARIALAGIAAVAAAAFLITTFSQSPAKPTVTVQLPANEAAGYTWVCAVQPKGSFVTLEESYASDDASDPACGGIQTFVLQSQLEGDSSVSFACLDAGGNIDSTATYEFETVDATIVSRDTKAQISEKLLAPFQDEAQES; encoded by the coding sequence ATGATGCGACAAGCTGCTGGAAAAGCGCGCATTGCCCTCGCCGGCATCGCCGCGGTGGCTGCCGCTGCTTTTCTTATCACCACATTTAGCCAAAGCCCTGCCAAGCCTACGGTCACTGTGCAACTGCCGGCCAATGAGGCGGCGGGCTACACCTGGGTATGCGCCGTGCAACCCAAGGGATCCTTTGTGACGTTGGAAGAGTCCTACGCTTCCGACGACGCCAGCGACCCTGCATGCGGCGGCATCCAAACCTTCGTGCTTCAAAGCCAGCTGGAGGGTGACTCCTCTGTCTCCTTCGCGTGCTTGGATGCCGGCGGCAACATCGACTCCACTGCCACCTACGAGTTTGAGACTGTGGACGCCACTATCGTGTCGCGGGATACCAAGGCGCAGATCTCTGAGAAGCTGCTGGCTCCCTTCCAAGACGAGGCTCAGGAGTCTTAG